In Arachis hypogaea cultivar Tifrunner chromosome 17, arahy.Tifrunner.gnm2.J5K5, whole genome shotgun sequence, a single window of DNA contains:
- the LOC112766489 gene encoding 1-aminocyclopropane-1-carboxylate oxidase: MEDFPVINFEKLNGEERKATMEKIKDACENWGFFELVNHGIPHDMMDTVERLTKEHYRKCMEQRFKEVVSSKGLEAVQSEVKDMDWETTFHLKHLPQSNIFDIPDLSDEYRKVMKEFALKLEKLAEELLDLLCENLGLEKGYLKKTFYGSSGLPTFGTKVANYPPCPKPDLVKGLRAHTDAGGIILLFQDDKVSGLQLLKDGNWIDVPPMRHSIVVNLGDQLEVITNGKYKSVEHRVIAQTDGTRMSIASFYNPGSDAVIYPAPELLEREEEDKKHMYPKFVFEDYMKLYARLKFHAKEPRFEAFKASNNVNLGPIATA; this comes from the exons ATGGAAGACTTCCCAGTGATCAATTTTGAGAAGCTCAATGGTGAGGAGAGAAAAGCCACCATGGAGAAAATCAAGGATGCTTGTGAGAATTGGGGATTCTTTGAG TTGGTGAATCATGGAATACCCCATGATATGATGGACACTGTGGAGAGGTTGACCAAAGAACACTACAGAAAATGTATGGAACAGAGGTTTAAGGAAGTTGTTTCAAGCAAAGGCCTTGAAGCTGTTCAATCTGAGGTCAAAGACATGGATTGGGAGACCACTTTTCACTTGAAACACCTCCCTCAATCAAACATTTTTGATATTCCTGATCTCTCTGATGAATACAG GAAGGTGATGAAGGAATTTGCTTTGAAGTTGGAGAAACTAGCAGAGGAATTGTTGGACTTGTTGTGTGAGAATCTTGGACTAGAGAAAGGGTACCTCAAGAAGACCTTCTATGGATCAAGTGGACTACCCACTTTTGGGACCAAGGTTGCTAACTACCCTCCATGTCCTAAACCTGACCTTGTTAAGGGTCTTAGGGCCCACACCGACGCTGGCGGCATCATCCTCCTCTTCCAAGATGACAAGGTCAGCGGCCTCCAGCTTCTCAAGGACGGAAACTGGATTGATGTGCCGCCGATGCGCCATTCCATTGTCGTCAATCTTGGTGACCAACTCGAG GTCATCACAAATGGAAAGTACAAGAGTGTGGAGCACCGTGTGATTGCACAAACAGATGGGACCAGAATGTCTATAGCCTCATTCTACAACCCTGGCAGTGATGCTGTCATCTACCCTGCCCCAGAATTGttggagagagaggaagaggacaAGAAACACATGTACCCTAAGTTTGTGTTTGAAGACTACATGAAACTCTATGCTAGACTCAAGTTCCATGCTAAGGAGCCAAGATTTGAAGCTTTCAAAGCATCTAATAATGTCAATCTGGGTCCAATTGCCACtgcttaa